One genomic segment of Brassica napus cultivar Da-Ae chromosome A3, Da-Ae, whole genome shotgun sequence includes these proteins:
- the LOC106442031 gene encoding protein STABILIZED1-like, whose translation MVFISIPNATTLSIDVNPNTTTISAFEQIVHQRTNVPQPLLRYSLRAQNPSRVFHDSLLLSDLGVYRFSTVIIHVPLLGGDERALPPRFPEDPVSWITVARLEEADGHTAMVWNTIEMCVETLQRGGVVIDREYWINAARACERGRYVVTCKAIIKNFIGIGVDEEDRKRTWLADAEMSKKRGFIETARAIYEHSLTVFLNKKSVWLKAALLEKSHGSKESLDALLRKAVTNVPQAEIIWLMSAKEKLLAGEVTDARAILQEACGVIPSSEEIWLAAFKLEYVNKEMERARMLLAKARERVESERVWMKSAIVERELGNVEEERRLLGEGLKQFPTFSKLWLMLVQLEERFNNLEHARKAYESGLKHCPNCIPLWLSYANLEKRVNELNKAREILITARKKNPYVAELWLAAVRVELRHDNRGEAENLMSKALQECPKSGILLAADIEMATRPHRKTKSMDAMKKCFRDPHVTAAVAKLFWQDKKVEKARAWLKRAVTLNQDIGDHWALYYKFELQHGTEVRQKQILAKCVAREPKRGEKWQAISKAVENAHQPIEAILNKVLIALSKEEKAT comes from the coding sequence ATGGTGTTTATTTCGATCCCCAATGCAAcgactctgtcgatcgatgtaaacCCTAACACAACCACCATCTCAGCCTTCGAACAAATCGTTCACCAACGTACCAACGTTCCTCAGCCTCTCCTTCGCTACTCGCTCCGTGCTCAAAACCCTAGCCGTGTGTTCCACGACTCCCTCCTATTATCAGATCTTGGTGTTTATCGTTTCTCTACTGTGATTATCCACGTTCCTCTTTTGGGTGGGGACGAGAGGGCGCTTCCGCCGCGGTTCCCCGAGGATCCGGTTAGTTGGATCACCGTTGCTAGGCTCGAGGAAGCTGATGGGCACACGGCCATGGTGTGGAACACTATTGAGATGTGTGTAGAGACTCTTCAGAGAGGTGGTGTTGTTATTGACAGAGAATATTGGATCAATGCGGCTAGGGCTTGTGAGAGAGGTAGGTATGTCGTGACGTGCAAGGCAATCATCAAGAACTTTATAGGTATTGGAGTTGATGAGGAGGATAGAAAGAGAACTTGGCTTGCTGATGCGGAGATGAGCAAGAAGAGAGGTTTCATTGAGACGGCAAGAGCTATATATGAACACTCTCTTACTGTCTTCTTGAACAAGAAAAGTGTATGGCTTAAAGCTGCTCTTCTTGAAAAGAGCCATGGGAGTAAAGAGTCTCTTGATGCCTTGTTGCGCAAGGCAGTGACAAATGTCCCTCAGGCTGAGATTATCTGGCTCATGAGTGCTAAAGAGAAGTTGCTTGCTGGAGAAGTTACAGACGCACGCGCTATTCTACAAGAGGCTTGTGGTGTGATTCCTAGCTCTGAAGAAATCTGGCTTGCTGCTTTCAAGCTGGAGTATGTGAACAAGGAGATGGAGCGGGCGAGGATGCTTCTTGCAAAAGCAAGGGAAAGAGTAGAGAGTGAGAGGGTGTGGATGAAGTCAGCCATTGTTGAGAGAGAGCTTGGCAACGTAGAGGAGGAGAGGAGATTGCTTGGTGAAGGGTTGAAGCAGTTCCCAACGTTCTCCAAGCTTTGGTTGATGCTTGTGCAGCTAGAGGAACGGTTTAATAATCTGGAGCATGCCAGGAAAGCTTATGAATCTGGTTTGAAGCACTGTCCTAACTGCATACCACTGTGGCTCTCATACGCTAATCTTGAAAAGAGAGTGAATGAGCTGAACAAAGCTCGTGAGATTCTCATCACGGCAAGGAAGAAGAATCCTTATGTGGCTGAGCTATGGTTAGCTGCTGTTCGAGTTGAACTGAGGCATGACAACAGAGGAGAGGCAGAAAACTTGATGTCAAAGGCTCTTCAAGAATGTCCCAAGAGTGGTATCCTCTTGGCTGCGGACATTGAGATGGCGACACGTCCTCACCGTAAAACAAAGAGTATGGATGCTATGAAGAAGTGTTTTCGTGACCCGCATGTCACTGCAGCTGTCGCCAAGCTCTTCTGGCAAGACAAGAAGGTGGAGAAAGCTAGAGCGTGGTTAAAGCGGGCAGTGACCTTGAACCAAGACATTGGCGACCACTGGGCGTTGTATTACAAATTTGAACTTCAACATGGAACTGAAGTGAGGCAGAAGCAGATCCTTGCCAAATGTGTAGCTCGTGAGCCGAAGCGTGGTGAGAAGTGGCAAGCTATCTCTAAAGCCGTGGAGAATGCACACCAGCCTATTGAGGCCATCTTGAATAAAGTCTTGATTGCATTGAGCAAGGAAGAGAAGGCTACTTGA
- the LOC106438737 gene encoding thioredoxin M2, chloroplastic-like isoform X2, with product MAAFTCTSRPPVSLRSESRIASSPSASLSARRMFTLSPDSAGLRIRLSQSPSSLTSKVPRPRRGIVCEAQETTTDISIVNDTTWDSLVLKADGPVLVDFWAPWCGPCKMIDPLVNELAKEYTGKVKFYKLNTDDSPSTPSKYNVRSIPTIMIFVNGEKKDAIIGAVPRSTLASSIDKFLQ from the exons ATGGCTGCTTTCACTTGTACCTCTCGTCCTCCCGTTTCCCTCCGTTCGGAGTCAAGAATCGCTTCCTCTCCATCAGCTTCACTCTCTGCTCGGCGGATGTTCACCCTGTCGCCTGACTCAGCAGGATTGAGAATCCGTCTTTCCCAGTCTCCCTCCTCGTTGACCTCGAAGGTTCCTCGACCACGAAGAGGCATCGTCTGTGAGGCTCAGGAAACCACTACAGATA TTTCAATAGTCAACGACACAACATGGGACTCTCTAGTTCTCAAGGCGGACGGGCCTGTTCTTGTCGACTTTTGGGCTCCATGGTGTGGGCCTTGCAAAATGATTGACCCGCTCGTGAACGAGCTAGCAAAAGAGTACACCGGGAAGGTCAAGTTCTACAAACTGAACACGGACGACTCTCCTTCAACCCCAAGCAAGTACAATGTTAGAAGCATTCCAACGATCATGATCTTTGTCAATGGGGAGAAGAAGGATGCAATCATAGGTGCAGTGCCTAGATCTACGCTCGCGTCTAGCATTGATAAATTCTTGCAATGA
- the LOC106438736 gene encoding cyclin-A2-4, which yields MKKQNDVSGSTIPLHARPLTRAYSKMITSSEVDATTQSLGHVARANTKRAALDEKKANAPKKRAVLKDITNEISPKLENIKQIEKVEAVSTVANILKVIDIDSDEKDPLLCSLYASEIYHNLQVAELQRRPFPDYMERIQRDLTRTMRGILVDWLVEVSEEYKLVPDTLYLTVYLIDWFLHGNYIERQRLQLLGVTCMFIASKYEEIFAPRIEEFCFITDNTYTKDQVLEMESQVLKHFSFQIYTPTSKTFLRRFLRAAHASDLQKPRVEMEFLANYLIELTLIDYEFLKFLPSVIAASAVFLAKWTLNQSSHPWNPTLEHYTTFKASDLKASVHALQDLQLNTKGCTLTSIRLKYKQEKLKSVAVLSSPELPDRLF from the exons ATGAAGAAACAGAATGATGTTTCTGGCAGCACCATACCGCTCCATGCTCGCCCTCTCACTCGTGCTTACTCTAAGATGATAACATCTTCAGAAGTGGATGCTACAACACAGAGTCTAGGACATGTCGCGAGAGCAAATACAAAGAGAGCAGCCTTGGATGAGAAGAAAGCCAATGCACCTAAGAAGCGAGCTGTTCTTAAAGATATCACAAACGAGATCTCACCTAAG TTGGAGAACATCAAGCAGATAGAGAAGGTGGAAGCTGTATCCACTGTGGCAAATATTCTGAAAGTCATTGACATTGATTCAGATGAGAAAGATCCTCTACTTTGTAGCCTTTATGCATCTGAAATCTACCACAATCTGCAAGTTGCCGAG CTTCAACGCAGACCATTTCCTGATTATATGGAAAGGATACAAAGAGATCTGACTCGGACAATGAGAGGAATACTAGTTGATTGGCTTGTAGAG GTCTCAGAGGAATACAAACTTGTACCCGACACACTCTACCTCACAGTGTATCTCATAGATTGGTTTCTCCATGGAAACTACATTGAAAGACAGAGGCTTCAGTTGCTCGGCGTCACCTGTATGTTCATTGCTTC aaaatacgaGGAGATCTTTGCGCCACGCATTGAGGAGTTCTGCTTCATCACTGATAACACTTACACAAAGGATCAGGTCCTGGAAATGGAGAGTCAAGTACTTAAGCATTTTAGTTTTCAGATTTACACACCAACTTCAAAGACATTCCTCAG GAGGTTTCTCCGAGCAGCTCATGCTTCTGATCTGCAGAAACCGAGGGTCGAAATGGAGTTTCTAGCGAACTATCTCATCGAACTGACGTTAATAGATTATGAGTTCTTGAAATTTCTTCCTTCGGTCATCGCTGCTTCAGCTGTTTTTCTTGCTAAGTGGACACTGAACCAATCAAGCCACCCTTGG AATCCAACTCTTGAACATTACACAACGTTCAAAGCCTCAGACCTCAAAGCATCTGTTCACGCCTTGCAAGATCTGCAGCTTAACACCAAAGGGTGCACCTTAACCTCTATACGTTTGAAGTATAAGCAAGAGAAG TTGAAATCCGTGGCGGTTTTGTCTTCTCCGGAGTTACCTGACAGGCTATTCTGA
- the LOC106438737 gene encoding thioredoxin M2, chloroplastic-like isoform X1, translating into MAAFTCTSRPPVSLRSESRIASSPSASLSARRMFTLSPDSAGLRIRLSQSPSSLTSKVPRPRRGIVCEAQETTTDIVSIVNDTTWDSLVLKADGPVLVDFWAPWCGPCKMIDPLVNELAKEYTGKVKFYKLNTDDSPSTPSKYNVRSIPTIMIFVNGEKKDAIIGAVPRSTLASSIDKFLQ; encoded by the exons ATGGCTGCTTTCACTTGTACCTCTCGTCCTCCCGTTTCCCTCCGTTCGGAGTCAAGAATCGCTTCCTCTCCATCAGCTTCACTCTCTGCTCGGCGGATGTTCACCCTGTCGCCTGACTCAGCAGGATTGAGAATCCGTCTTTCCCAGTCTCCCTCCTCGTTGACCTCGAAGGTTCCTCGACCACGAAGAGGCATCGTCTGTGAGGCTCAGGAAACCACTACAGATA TAGTTTCAATAGTCAACGACACAACATGGGACTCTCTAGTTCTCAAGGCGGACGGGCCTGTTCTTGTCGACTTTTGGGCTCCATGGTGTGGGCCTTGCAAAATGATTGACCCGCTCGTGAACGAGCTAGCAAAAGAGTACACCGGGAAGGTCAAGTTCTACAAACTGAACACGGACGACTCTCCTTCAACCCCAAGCAAGTACAATGTTAGAAGCATTCCAACGATCATGATCTTTGTCAATGGGGAGAAGAAGGATGCAATCATAGGTGCAGTGCCTAGATCTACGCTCGCGTCTAGCATTGATAAATTCTTGCAATGA